A DNA window from bacterium contains the following coding sequences:
- a CDS encoding peptidylprolyl isomerase, with product MKKKNRRSPEGKMVRKEIISIITVSLFTILCLFIASSLGAKVVNKTVATVDGEVILMSEYERRVKPVIEEYEKFLTGPDKEIKIKELKEKILEQMIDEKILISEAKRKKVKVNNKEIQDGIGEIRKRFGTEEEYNQELASQGLAEEEFRGQVKNQLMVMKLIDQEVKAKVVPSTDSEIEDFYKQNESEMVEPEQMRVRHILIKVDENTDKKEALKKIGEILKEVKKGKTSFAELAKKYSEGPSAPRGGDLGFFTRGQMVREFEEAAFALKVGEISNVVETEYGYHIIQCIEKKASEKKSLEEIRDYLRNFIFQKKMEERYEKWLRTLRDKVSITRSDID from the coding sequence ATGAAGAAGAAAAATCGCAGAAGCCCTGAAGGAAAAATGGTAAGGAAAGAAATCATTAGCATCATCACCGTTTCTCTATTCACCATCCTTTGTCTTTTCATAGCCAGTTCCCTTGGGGCAAAAGTAGTTAACAAGACTGTAGCTACAGTTGATGGTGAAGTCATACTTATGAGCGAATACGAAAGAAGAGTCAAACCCGTGATAGAAGAGTATGAGAAGTTTCTAACGGGTCCAGATAAGGAAATAAAAATTAAAGAGCTTAAAGAGAAAATTCTCGAGCAGATGATCGATGAGAAGATTTTGATTAGCGAGGCTAAGAGGAAGAAAGTAAAAGTGAACAACAAGGAGATTCAGGATGGAATAGGAGAGATTAGGAAGAGATTTGGCACAGAAGAGGAATATAATCAAGAACTTGCCAGCCAGGGATTAGCGGAAGAAGAATTTAGGGGACAGGTGAAGAACCAACTAATGGTAATGAAATTGATTGATCAGGAAGTTAAAGCAAAGGTTGTTCCATCCACAGATAGTGAAATTGAAGACTTTTATAAACAGAATGAATCGGAAATGGTGGAACCCGAGCAGATGCGCGTGCGCCACATATTGATTAAAGTTGATGAAAATACTGATAAGAAGGAAGCTCTAAAGAAAATTGGAGAGATTTTAAAAGAGGTTAAGAAAGGGAAGACCAGCTTTGCGGAATTGGCGAAAAAGTATTCGGAAGGCCCGTCTGCTCCCCGGGGTGGTGATCTTGGGTTCTTCACAAGGGGTCAGATGGTGCGAGAATTTGAGGAGGCAGCTTTTGCTCTTAAGGTAGGGGAAATTAGCAATGTGGTGGAAACAGAATATGGTTACCATATTATTCAATGTATAGAGAAGAAAGCCTCAGAAAAGAAAAGTTTAGAAGAAATTCGAGACTACCTGCGGAACTTTATTTTTCAGAAGAAAATGGAAGAACGTTATGAAAAATGGTTGAGGACATTGAGGGATAAGGTAAGTATTACCAGGAGTGATATTGATTAA
- a CDS encoding ABC transporter permease, producing the protein MLRYVGKGILDATSGLGRITGLFRQIIYWTGRRPLRSKDIVSQMMEIGVRSFPVIGLTALFTGMVLALQTGYAFSNFFGEPVYVGMAVGFSMVKELGPVMCSVVLAGRVGAAIAAEIGTMKVTEQIDALYTLGTNPVKYLAVPKFLACLIIVPILTLLADIIGVLGGLLVSVYSFNIPAAVYRDEILNFMRIDDVYHGLIKSLFFAVIIIMVCCYKGFTCEGGAQGVGRATTSAVVTSLVLILISDYFLTAFLVSIGIGATHF; encoded by the coding sequence TTGTTGAGATACGTAGGTAAGGGAATTTTAGATGCAACCAGTGGCTTGGGTCGGATAACAGGATTATTCCGCCAGATAATCTACTGGACTGGTCGTCGCCCGCTGAGGAGTAAGGACATTGTAAGTCAGATGATGGAGATTGGAGTAAGGTCGTTTCCAGTAATTGGACTTACTGCTCTGTTTACGGGTATGGTTTTAGCTTTACAGACTGGCTATGCTTTCAGCAATTTTTTTGGTGAGCCTGTGTATGTGGGAATGGCTGTTGGATTTTCTATGGTTAAGGAATTGGGTCCAGTTATGTGCTCTGTGGTTTTAGCTGGTAGAGTTGGTGCAGCGATAGCGGCTGAGATTGGGACAATGAAGGTTACAGAGCAGATAGATGCTCTGTATACTCTGGGCACAAATCCTGTAAAGTATTTAGCAGTCCCCAAGTTTTTGGCCTGTCTGATTATAGTTCCCATCCTTACCCTGTTAGCAGATATTATTGGTGTTTTAGGCGGACTCTTGGTTAGCGTCTATTCGTTTAATATTCCAGCAGCCGTTTATCGAGATGAGATTCTGAATTTTATGCGGATTGATGATGTGTACCATGGTCTAATAAAATCTCTCTTTTTTGCCGTAATAATTATTATGGTCTGTTGTTATAAGGGATTCACCTGCGAAGGTGGAGCGCAAGGTGTGGGGAGAGCAACTACTTCGGCGGTAGTAACTTCTTTGGTCTTGATTTTAATTTCAGACTACTTCTTGACGGCCTTTCTGGTCTCCATTGGAATTGGTGCCACCCATTTTTAA
- a CDS encoding peptidylprolyl isomerase, with protein MKRKILFLLLGILVIGLGALIFFKTKDNGNTLVQIKGRKITLEEFQVRITEIPTYYQGFLATHNGKIELLNGMIAEAVLIQKAKEEGLHRKEEIRRMLKNVEDRILLEAIVQELQKDRIAVSDEEVKEYLEKNEEKFASPEQMRVSHILVKRKSEAKKILNELKEGANFEKLTRKYSIDSITAPRGGDLGYISRGEMIPAFEEAVFALENRNDISPIIETPFGYHLVKLTGRKKMRERTPEEIDSEIRTIIQNEKLDKLMEKYRKESMVSVNYDLLDKVSVGIQLESKGETKNEEEKSQKP; from the coding sequence ATGAAAAGAAAAATTTTATTTTTGCTACTGGGTATTCTGGTTATTGGATTGGGCGCACTTATTTTTTTTAAAACTAAGGATAATGGGAATACCCTGGTCCAGATTAAGGGAAGAAAGATTACACTTGAGGAGTTTCAAGTAAGAATTACCGAGATTCCCACTTATTATCAAGGATTCTTAGCTACGCATAACGGCAAAATAGAGCTTCTCAATGGTATGATTGCTGAGGCTGTGCTTATTCAAAAGGCAAAAGAAGAGGGGTTACATAGGAAGGAAGAGATCAGGAGGATGTTGAAGAATGTAGAAGATCGCATCCTCCTGGAGGCGATAGTTCAGGAGTTACAGAAAGACCGCATTGCCGTCTCAGACGAAGAAGTTAAAGAGTATTTGGAGAAAAATGAGGAGAAATTTGCAAGTCCCGAACAGATGAGAGTAAGCCACATTTTGGTAAAGAGAAAATCAGAGGCGAAGAAGATTTTAAATGAACTGAAAGAAGGCGCTAATTTCGAAAAGTTAACTCGAAAGTATTCAATCGATTCAATTACAGCTCCCCGGGGAGGTGATTTAGGCTATATTTCTCGGGGAGAAATGATTCCTGCGTTCGAAGAGGCTGTATTTGCTCTGGAAAACAGGAATGATATCAGCCCAATTATAGAGACTCCATTCGGATACCATCTGGTTAAGTTAACAGGCAGAAAGAAAATGAGAGAGAGGACTCCGGAGGAAATAGATTCTGAGATAAGGACGATAATCCAAAACGAGAAACTCGACAAACTAATGGAGAAGTATAGGAAGGAATCAATGGTTTCAGTTAATTATGACCTTTTAGACAAAGTTTCAGTAGGAATTCAATTAGAAAGTAAAGGAGAGACCAAAAATGAAGAAGAAAAATCGCAGAAGCCCTGA
- a CDS encoding ABC transporter ATP-binding protein gives MIRINNIHKSFLGNRVLRGVNLEIKEGETITIIGGSGCGKSVLLKHIVGLMKPEVGEIEIDGQEITRLGMEELAEVQKKFGMLFQGAALFDSLTVGENISFGLRMLTDLDEKEIKRRVSEKLPLVGMEGIEQLMPAELSGGMKKRVALARAIAMNPKYILYDEPSTGLDPIMADVINNLILNLQEKLNITSIVVTHDMVTAYKVSDRIAMLYQGRIEEIGTPEEIKETKNPVVRQFITGSSEGPIKMKLKE, from the coding sequence ATGATAAGGATTAACAATATCCATAAGAGCTTTTTAGGGAATAGAGTTCTACGGGGAGTGAACCTGGAAATAAAAGAAGGAGAGACAATTACCATAATAGGTGGGAGTGGCTGTGGGAAGAGCGTCCTTTTAAAACATATTGTGGGGCTCATGAAGCCAGAAGTTGGTGAAATCGAAATAGATGGTCAAGAAATCACCAGGTTGGGAATGGAGGAATTGGCTGAGGTTCAAAAGAAATTCGGTATGCTCTTTCAGGGAGCTGCTCTATTCGATTCTTTAACAGTAGGAGAAAACATATCTTTTGGTTTGCGTATGTTAACCGATTTGGATGAGAAAGAGATAAAAAGGAGAGTTTCCGAAAAGCTTCCTCTGGTCGGCATGGAAGGGATTGAACAGCTAATGCCTGCTGAACTTTCTGGAGGAATGAAGAAGAGAGTGGCGCTTGCCCGGGCAATTGCTATGAATCCCAAGTATATTCTTTACGATGAACCCTCAACTGGCCTTGACCCAATTATGGCCGATGTAATTAATAATTTAATCTTAAATTTACAAGAGAAACTAAACATAACTTCTATTGTTGTCACTCACGATATGGTTACTGCCTACAAGGTTTCCGATCGGATTGCCATGCTTTACCAGGGCCGGATAGAAGAGATAGGAACGCCGGAAGAAATAAAAGAGACGAAAAATCCTGTGGTGAGACAGTTTATTACTGGCTCAAGTGAGGGGCCTATAAAGATGAAGTTAAAGGAGTAG